In one Leishmania major strain Friedlin complete genome, chromosome 21 genomic region, the following are encoded:
- a CDS encoding putative DNA polymerase eta, translating to MALLPTSLPGADPMRCIAHMDMDCFYAQVEAVRLGVDCRVTPLVLSQWGSLIAVNYPARARGVRRFSNVSEAQALCPGLIVALSPSYRMGEAVSQYHPHPVQDSYKLSLEPYRHASRQIFSILAATPGVQVEKGSVDEAYVDVTEAARRELAEVRAAAAGASLDPLEDVMEPSTRLIEDRRAEMEAWLSARGTSLAAVFDEPMRALVRGECGAELEGSRAFCVGADDAAYAERCLLLCAASRVVHRLRQRIYAELHYDCSAGIAHNRVLAKCISATHKPNQQTLLLPDRSASALFELPLSGLRGFGGKLGAAVSAVCGGVTECREAWLVPLAQLRKLDGTCDVGDGEDAEGDREGRKRRPIARKRGRAASASLERDLQGLVAHTTSLYVFYRLRGLAEDTILNRPLSKTIIASKNFGRITTSVEMVRRWIIVLTSELCSRYEEFTALYQIRGRSFNIKLGNDGFRSTGGLSSHTVALPEAMQPDILAAVAMREVQAVFRNKPGAAADSVTLTIGGFVSDGTGATGSVAPLAATPGNRTSAGQRLAARGHLRQQTLLASFLAASAADGGAAGAMHQRSGGNVAEVLSSDGSGLDDSDSNGSVHIEDDAVILSLSSHSMSSNSGDMSTVVLIDRTPPLPERDVVPETRCVAKVRALDVCKSSPCEAAGAASPPQTPHLCSPLPAGKAATEESQGESRDATEYHEEHQRHLGGHHHIVPQPPRSALALPFLTAPPSSPAPANTVEVVEDNGGVEGDDGVTIID from the coding sequence atgGCACTTCTCCCTACTTCTTTGCCCGGTGCGGATCCGATGCGGTGCATCGCGCACATGGACATGGACTGCTTCTACGCtcaggtggaggcggtgcgcctcGGCGTGGACTGCCGCGTGACGCCTCTCGTGCTTTCTCAGTGGGGCAGCCTCATCGCGGTGAACTACCCGGCCCGTGCGCGTGGGGTGAGGCGGTTCAGCAACGTGTCGGAGGCACAGGCACTGTGCCCTGGACTCATTGTTGCGCTTTCACCCAGCTATCGCATGGGCGAGGCTGTGAGCCAGTACCACCCGCATCCCGTGCAGGACTCCTACAAGCTATCTCTAGAGCCGTACCGGCACGCGAGCCGACAGATCTTCTCGATCCTCGCTGCAACTCCCGGAGTACAAGTTGAGAAAGGCAGCGTGGATGAGGCGTACGTTGacgtgacggaggcggcgcgacGGGAActggcggaggtgcgcgctgccgccgcgggtgCCTCGCTGGACCCGCTGGAGGACGTGATGGAGCCGTCGACGCGGCTGATTGAGGACCGGCGcgcggagatggaggcgtggctcagcgcccgcgggacgtCGCTGGCTGCTGTGTTCGACGAGCCGATGCGGGCCCTGGTGCGTGGCGAGTGCGGGGCTGAGCTGGAGGGAAGCCGCGCCTTCTGCGTTGGCGCGGACGACGCTGCGTACGCGGAGCGgtgcctgctgctgtgcgctgcatcgcgcgttgtgcaccggctgcggcagcgcatctACGCGGAGCTGCACTACGACTGCTCTGCTGGGATTGCGCACAACCGCGTGCTTGCGAAGTGCATCAGCGCGACGCACAAGCCGAACcagcagacgctgctgctgcctgaCCGGAGTGCGAGTGCGCTGTTTGAGCTGCCGCTGAGTGGGCTGCGCGGGTTTGGTGGCAagctcggcgccgctgtgagCGCTGTGTGCGGCGGTGTGACGGAGTGCCGCGAGGCGTGGCTTGTgccgcttgcgcagctgcgcaagcttgACGGGACGTGTGATgtgggcgacggcgaggatgcTGAGGGTGACAGGGAGGGGCGAAAACGTCGACCAATAGCCAGGAAACGggggcgcgccgcctcggcatcTCTGGAGAGGGACCTTCAAGGCTTGGTCGCACACACCACATCGCTGTACGTCTTCTACCGCTTGCGCGGCCTGGCCGAAGACACAATCTTGAACCGCCCTTTGTCCAAGACCATCATCGCGTCCAAGAACTTCGGGCGCATCACCACCTCCGTGGAGATGGTGCGGCGCTGGATCATCGTCTTGACTAGCGAGCTGTGCTCCCGCTACGAGGAGTTCACCGCTCTATACCAGATACGAGGGCGCAGCTTCAACATCAAGCTCGGCAATGACGGGTTCCGGAGTACGGGCGGTCTGTCAAGCCATACCGTCGCGCTACCGGAGGCCATGCAGCCGGACATACTGGCCGCGGTGGCCATGCGGGAGGTGCAGGCGGTGTTCCGCAACAAGCcgggcgccgcagcggactCCGTAACCTTGACGATCGGCGGCTTCGTCTCGGACGGCACCGGGGCAACTGGCTCTGTGGCACCTCTCGCTGCCACTCCTGGCAACCGTACTAGTGCTGGTCAGCGGCTAGCCGCGCGAGGGCATCTGCGCCAGCAGACGCTCCTGGCTTCCTTCTTAGCCGCTTCAGCTGCTGACGGCGGGGCTGCTGGTGCAATGCATCAGCGGAGCGGCGGTAacgtggcggaggtgctcaGCAGTGATGGGAGCGGGCTGGACGACTCCGACAGCAACGGATCCGTGCACATCGAGGACGATGCCGTtatcctctctctctcctcacaTAGTATGAGCTCCAACAGTGGCGACATGAGCACCGTAGTGCTGATCGACCGAACTCCTCCGCTGCCTGAGCGTGATGTCGTGCCAGAGACGCGCTGCGTGGCTAAGGTGCGGGCGCTGGATGTGTGCAAGAGCTCGCCATGCgaggcagcaggcgcagcatcaccaccacaaaCGCCGCACCTCTGCTCCCCGCTCCCAGCTGGCAAGGCAGCGACTGAGGAGAGCCAAGGGGAGAGTCGCGATGCTACCGAGTATCATGAAGAGCACCAACGCCATCTTGGAGGCCACCACCACATTGTaccacagccgccgcgatCAGCACTGGCACTGCCATTTTTAACAGCACCTCCATcatcgcctgcgcctgcCAACACTGTCGAAGTGGTCGAAGACAACGGCGGTGTGGAGGGCGACGATGGTGTAACGATCATCGACTGA
- a CDS encoding putative phosphoglucomutase: MEVTTTAYKDQKPGTSGLRKKVTVFQQPNYTANFVQSTFNALHRQGAVPDVLVVGGDGRYYTSEAVQVILKVSAANGVRCVWVGQHGLLSTPAVSTMVRRRRDADGRKATGAFILTASHNPGGPDADFGIKYNSENGGPAPEKLTSQIYEETVKITHIKMAPTLPEVDIHTLGTYTFDDYNFQVEVVDSLADYAAYMQEVFDFEAIRALVQRLDFKVHVDSLHGVSGPYVDRIFHEGLGVPKTSLFRTNVLPDFGGCHPDPNLTYAADLVHVMGLLPDGNANPAMKHISTVPSFGVAFDGDADRNMILGCRFFVNPSDSLAVLAANADCVPFFTQSSSSGLKAVARSMPTSGAVDRVAAAHDFALFEVPTGWKFFGNLMDSKDLYGGKDFNPLLCGEESFGTGSNHIREKDGIWASLFWLSVIAKRNAPGTPLVGVQQIVEEHWATYGRNYYSRYDYEDVSAEAAKAVMDTVENTVVDDVPNLNGVACKTIDNFSYTDPIDGSVSTKQGVRVLFEDGSRFVLRLSGTGSSGATIRLYLEQYMDSATVKSHLAEKTLPTASTALKALIGVALQVSKMESLTGRKTPTVIT; this comes from the coding sequence ATGGAGGTGACAACGACAGCGTACAAGGACCAGAAGCCGGGCACATCGGGGCTGCGCAAGAAGGTCACAGTGTTTCAGCAGCCGAACTACACAGCGAACTTTGTGCAGAGCACCTTCAACGCTCTGCATCGCCAAGGCGCCGTGCCAGATGTGCTCGTCGTGGGAGGCGATGGACGCTACTACACTTccgaggcggtgcaggtgaTCCTGAAGGTCTCCGCCGCGAATGGGgtgcggtgtgtgtgggtgggtcAGCACGGGCTTCTCTCGACGCCGGCCGTTTCAACAATggtgcgtcgtcgccgtgaCGCGGACGGGCGCAAGGCGACCGGTGCTTTTATCTTGACGGCCAGCCACAATCCCGGTGGCCCGGACGCCGACTTTGGCATCAAGTACAACTCTGAGAACGGCGGCCCGGCCCCAGAGAAGCTGACGTCCCAGATCTACGAGGAGACGGTCAAGATTACGCACATCAAGATGGCCccgacgctgccggaggTGGACATCCACACCCTTGGTACCTACACCTTTGACGACTACAACTTCCAGGTGGAGGTGGTTGACAGCTTGGCTGACTACGCTGCGTACATGCAGGAGGTGTTCGACTTCGAGGCCATCAGGGCActcgtgcagcgcctcgacTTCAAGGTCCACGTGGACAGCCTTCACGGCGTCAGCGGCCCATACGTTGACCGCATCTTTCACGAGGGCCTTGGTGTGCCCAAGACCTCCCTATTCCGCACGAACGTCCTGCCCGACTTTGGCGGCTGCCACCCCGATCCGAATCTCACGTACGCGGCCGACTTGGTGCATGTGATGGGGCTGCTGCCGGACGGCAACGCGAACCCCGCGATGAAGCACATCAGCACAGTGCCCAGCTTCGGTGTCGCGTTTGATGGGGATGCGGACCGCAACATGATCCTCGGCTGCCGCTTCTTCGTGAACCCGTCCGACTCACTTGCCGTGCTGGCTGCCAACGCCGACTGCGTGCCCTTCTTCACCCAAAGCAGTAGCTCCGGGCTCAAGGCCGTGGCGCGGTCGATGCCGACGAGCGGTGCGGTCGaccgcgtcgctgcggcacaCGACTTCGCGCTCTTCGAGGTCCCTACGGGGTGGAAGTTCTTTGGCAACCTCATGGACAGCAAGGACCTCTACGGGGGCAAGGACTTCAACCCTCTGCTCTGCGGCGAGGAGAGCTTCGGCACGGGCAGCAATCACATCCGTGAGAAGGACGGTATCTGGGCGTCGCTCTTCTGGCTGTCGGTGATCGCGAAGCGCAACGCTCCTGGCACCCCGCTGGTCGGCGTCCAGCAGATTGTGGAGGAGCACTGGGCGACGTATGGCCGCAATTACTACAGCCGATACGACTACGAGGACGTTTCCGCCGAGGCCGCGAAGGCCGTCATGGACACGGTCGAGAATACAGTGGTGGACGACGTGCCGAATCTCAACGGAGTCGCGTGCAAGACGATCGACAACTTCAGCTACACTGATCCTATCGATGGCTCCGTCTCGACGAAGcagggcgtgcgtgtgctcttcGAGGACGGGTCGCGCTTCGTGCTGCGGCTgagcggcaccggctcctctGGCGCCACCATCCGGCTCTACCTGGAGCAGTATATGGACTCAGCCACGGTGAAGTCGCACTTGGCGGAGAAGACGCTGCCAACTGCGAGCACCGCGCTGAAGGCTCTCATTGGAGTTGCACTGCAGGTGTCCAAGATGGAATCTCTGACTGGCCGCAAGACACCGACGGTGATCACATAA